In Ipomoea triloba cultivar NCNSP0323 chromosome 7, ASM357664v1, a single genomic region encodes these proteins:
- the LOC116025404 gene encoding putative receptor-like protein kinase At3g47110, whose protein sequence is MKLDKTISLSYFSSTLYTHLLCCVIFVILSPTSTVSVTLHSSNETDRIALLDFKHRISGDPHRVLLNSWNESKHHCGWQGVSCGGRHQRVVALRLSQKGLVGSISPHIGNLTFLKDVNLGGNGFHGPIPNEFGRLLRLRYLNMSHNALTGELTAANLSNCLQLRKIFLVLNDLHGKLPAELANLKKLQSLSLDGNQLTGGIPPSFGNLSSLQGLGMEYNHLEGNIPEEITQCRGLGLLSLGANNLAGTLSSAFFNMTSIINFSISQNSLQGTIPSYIGDTMPNLEGFYFAANKFHGTIPTSFPNASKLQFLELSRNYFEGKVPDNIGRLNDLYRLNLGYNFLGSYDPLNDLAFITSLSNCSNLHAFSISTNRFEGKFPNSIANLSSKLSKLSLSGNKISGTILIGIQNLRSLTALDLAENLLSGVIPSEIGNLQNLQGLSLSQNQFFGKLPPTLFNLTSLSALYIDNNNLDGNVPSSVGNLWDLNNLVLSSNRLDGSIPEQLFSLSALSVMLNLSSNSFTGPLSPVVGKLKTLNALDISRNKLSGKIPETIGDCLSLEYLDMHANLFEGKIPLSLVSLKSIRHLDISNNKLTGEIPREFQNLRFLQHLNLSFNDLEGEVPTTGVFAVVANVSLLGNKNLCGGIPQLKLPPCPVKKRNHRKHLKLMIAIFTCVSVALALASLLSLLWKKDKKKQSSKLSKVEKLFKIAYSDLHRATDGFSETNLIGSGSFGSVYKGRFEQDEKKTYAVKVLDLLKDGASKSFLAECKVLRNIRHRNLVPILTCCSSCDFAGNEFKALVYEFMENGDLDMWLHTHSANARTNVLSVLQRLNIAIDVASALHYLHDDCEPVVVHCDLKLSNILLDKDLTAHVGDFGISRLYSRTIENLSGEQTSTVGLKGSIGYVPPEYGIGAKASPFGDVYSFGILLLEMFTAKRPTDDLFNGESSSLCEYVEMALSEDVMKIVDPLLTTCLGSSNGITPDVGLESDDNLVGIEEMKMHSFFISIFKIGLTCASRSPMDRMHMNEVSRELQKIKKAFFA, encoded by the exons atgaagctTGATAAGACCATATCCCTCTCTTATTTTTCATCTACACTTTACACTCATCTTCTTTGTTGTGTAATATTTGTTATCCTCTCCCCCACTTCCACAGTATCCGTAACTCTCCACTCATCAAATGAAACTGATAGAATTGCCCTTTTAGATTTTAAGCATCGGATTTCTGGTGATCCACACAGAGTGTTACTTAACTCGTGGAATGAGTCCAAACATCATTGTGGTTGGCAAGGAGTGAGTTGCGGTGGTCGACACCAACGAGTTGTGGCGCTGAGGCTTTCTCAGAAGGGCTTGGTCGGATCCATTTCTCCTCACATAGGAAACCTCACGTTCCTCAAGGATGTAAATCTAGGTGGCAATGGATTCCACGGTCCAATTCCCAATGAATTTGGGCGTTTGCTTCGACTCAGATACCTCAACATGTCTCATAATGCACTTACTGGAGAACTCACTGCTGCTAACCTTAGCAATTGCTTACAACTCAGGAAAATCTTCCTTGTTCTAAATGACCTCCATGGGAAGCTCCCTGCAGAGCTAGCTAATTTGAAGAAGCTACAATCTCTTTCTCTTGATGGAAACCAATTAACAGGTGGAATTCCTCCATCTTTTGGGAATTTGTCATCACTTCAAGGATTGGGCATGGAATATAATCATCTGGAGGGGAACATTCCTGAGGAGATTACACAGTGTCGGGGTTTGGGTTTGCTTTCACTGGGTGCCAACAATCTCGCTGGTACACTATCTTCTGCTTTCTTCAATATGACTTCCATTATCAACTTTTCAATATCACAAAACTCACTCCAAGGGACCATTCCAAGCTACATAGGAGACACTATGCCCAACTTGGAAGGTTTCTATTTTGCTGCCAACAAATTTCATGGGACTATCCCCACTTCATTTCCAAATGCCTCCAAGCTTCAATTTCTTGAGCTATCACGAAACTATTTTGAAGGCAAAGTTCCAGACAATATTGGAAGGTTAAATGATCTCTATCGTTTGAACCTTGGATACAATTTTCTAGGTAGCTATGATCCTCTCAATGACTTGGCTTTTATAACCTCTTTGTCAAATTGTAGTAATTTACATGCATTTTCTATTTCTACAAATCGATTTGAAGGCAAATTTCCAAACTCTATAGCTAACCTCTCATCTAAACTCTCTAAGTTAAGTCTGTCGGGGAATAAGATTTCTGGAACAATACTAATAGGAATACAAAATCTCAGGAGCTTAACTGCTTTAGACCTAGCAGAAAACCTATTATCGGGTGTTATTCCAAGTGAGATAGGTAATTTGCAAAATTTACAAGGACTGAGTTTAAGTCAAAACCAATTCTTTGGAAAATTACCACCTACTCTTTTTAACCTCACTTCTCTGTCTGCTCTATATATTGACAACAACAATCTAGATGGCAATGTACCTTCAAGTGTGGGAAACCTTTGGGATTTGAATAATTTGGTTTTGTCAAGTAACAGACTCGATGGCTCCATTCCTGAGCAACTATTTAGTTTGTCAGCCTTGTCTGTGATGCTTAACCTCTCCAGTAATTCATTCACTGGCCCATTATCTCCTGTCGTGGGCAAATTGAAAACACTAAATGCCTTAGACATTTCTAGAAACAAGTTATCGGGCAAAATTCCAGAAACAATTGGAGATTGTTTGAGTCTCGAATATCTTGATATGCATGCCAATCTCTTTGAAGGAAAAATCCCACTTTCTCTGGTTTCCCTAAAAAGCATTAGGCATTTGGATATCTCAAACAACAAGTTGACTGGAGAGATACCCAGAGAATTCCAAAACCTCCGCTTCTTGCAACATTTGAACCTTTCCTTCAATGATCTAGAAGGGGAGGTACCAACAACTGGAGTGTTTGCCGTGGTAGCCAATGTATCATTGCTTGGAAACAAAAATCTATGTGGTGGTATACCTCAGCTAAAGCTACCTCCATGTCCTGTGAAGAAAAGAAATCATAGAAAGCATCTAAAGCTTATGATTGCTATTTTCACATGTGTTAGTGTGGCTCTGGCCCTTGCATCCCTTCTATCGTTGCTCTGgaagaaggacaaaaagaagcAGTCTTCTAAGCTATCCAAAGTTGAAAAGCTATTCAAGATAGCTTACAGCGACTTGCACAGAGCAACCGATGGCTTTTCCGAGACAAATTTGATTGGTTCTGGAAGCTTTGGCTCTGTTTACAAAGGAAGATTTGAGCAAGACGAGAAAAAAACATATGCAGTTAAGGTACTTGACCTCCTAAAGGATGGAGCTTCAAAGAGTTTTCTTGCAGAATGCAAAGTGCTTAGGAACATACGTCATCGAAATCTTGTTCCAATTTTGACCTGCTGCTCTAGCTGTGATTTTGCAGGGAATGAATTCAAAGCCCTAGTTTATGAGTTTATGGAAAATGGGGATTTGGATATGTGGTTGCATACACATTCCGCTAATGCAAGGACAAATGTTCTAAGCGTTCTTCAAAGATTAAACATTGCAATTGATGTAGCTTCTGCGTTGCATTATCTCCATGATGATTGTGAGCCCGTGGTTGTTCATTGTGATCTAAAACTAAGCAACATTCTACTTGACAAAGACTTAACTGCTCATGTTGGAGACTTTGGAATATCAAGACTTTATTCGCGAACAATTGAAAATCTATCTGGAGAACAGACAAGTACTGTTGGATTAAAGGGGTCAATTGGTTATGTTCCACCTG AATACGGGATAGGAGCAAAGGCATCACCATTTGGAGACGTTTATAGCTTTGGAATCCTTTTGTTGGAAATGTTCACAGCAAAGAGACCCACAGATGATTTATTCAATGGCGAAAGTAGTAGCCTTTGTGAGTATGTGGAGATGGCATTGTCGGAAGACGTTATGAAGATAGTAGACCCATTGCTAACAACATGCCTAGGAAGTAGCAATGGAATAACACCGGATGTAGGGTTGGAGAGTGATGACAATTTAGTGGGAATCGAAGAGATGAAGATGCATAGCTTCTTTATCTCCATCTTCAAAATTGGGCTCACTTGTGCTTCAAGATCACCAATGGATCGCATGCATATGAATGAAGTGAGCAGGGAATTACAGAAGATTAAGAAGGCATTCTTTGCATAA